ACTGCGCATCGTGTTGATATAGACTGGCGGTTGGTAGCGCTGGACGATCGCTCCATATTTCTGTCAATACGTCACGCTCAGTGATTAAGGTAATGTCATTGGCATCAAAGGCATTCAACAATCTATCTTGCTCAGAGATAGACAATACATTGCCGTCGACTGCCACGCTATCACCCTCAGCCAAGTGCTCGGCGAGCCAATCAATATGGTTTGGCTGACCCGGTGCAAGCTTCTCTAAGCTAATACCGGTACCTTCTAATTGGTCAGCGGCATGTACCCAATAGCGGCTGTCCGTCCATAATCCAGCAAAATCAGCGGTAACAACGAGCGTACCGACTGAGCCTGTGAATCCTGATAACCATAAGCGCGCTTGCCAATATTCTGGCAAATACTCAGATAAATGCGGATCAGCAGACGGTACGATAATCGCGGTCAGATCTTGTGCTACCAACGCCTGACGTAGGCTGTCGATACGATCGTGGATGCTTTGTTTATTCATAAAAGGTGTCCTTATTGATTTTAAAAAATAAGATTTGGAAAAATCATATTGTGAGGCGACTATGTATAGTCGTCTTATTTGAGCGAGTGAACTGTTTTAAGCGTTAGTTATTCATCATTCATTGAATGCTCAGCATTTAAGCCTGTGTAAGCAGCTCAATGTCTTAAAAATTAAAATGTTGTCAATGACCAGATAGATAAGGCTAGCTATTTTTAGGAGCATTACAGCAGAGCATTATTAGATGTTTGGGCGGAAAGCGGACTTTCAATAGCGTGGGGGCAATAACTTACTAAGTGTCACCATAAAACGTGCTACCGATCATGGTAACACGTCTCGCCATCTAACATTTTTGCTGGTATTGCTATTAATCCTAAATCACGTTAACCGTGTGTCTGAATTAGCTCAGCTTATCTGCACGCTCGCTTTTTTGCAGCATATTATTGATCGGTTTGGCTAATGCCAATAAGACAACGGCTGTGACCACCAAAAAGATCGTCATCATCGTAAATAAGCCCGGCAACCCTTCGATCTTATCTGCTGATACTTGACCACCAAAGAACGCAGCAACCAAATTACCTAAAGCGAGAGAAGCAAAGAAAAGCCCCATCATCTGACCTTGCATACCTTTTGGCGCAAGCTTAGTCATTGCAGACAGACCAACAGGACTGAGCGCCAACTCACCAAGGGTCAGCAATAATAAACTACCCACTAGCCATAAAGGTGAAGCCAATCCACCATCGCTAGTCAAAATGCTTTTTGAGGCAAATATCATCAAAGCAAAGCCTGCGGCGGCAAACAACATACCAAGCGCAAACTTTACCATACTATTTGGCTCAAGGCCTCGATTGGCAAGCTTGACCCAAACAATGCTGATGATCGGTGCTAATATTAAAATAAATAAGGGATTAAGCGATTGGAACCAAATACTAGGCACTTCAAAGCCTAAAACATTCAGGTCTGTATAGCGATCAGCGAACAGGTTAAAAGACGTTGGCTGCTGCTCAAAGCTTGACCAAAATAGCGTCGAGCCGATGATTAAGATAAAACAAATTAACAAACGCAGCTTGTCAGTTTTGTCCAATCGCGGTGAAATAAACATGATAGCAAAGTATAATATGACGACTGCCGCAATGAGGTAAGTCATATACTGAGCAACCATTTCAGGGTTAAATGGCATAATACCAGTCGACACTAAGACAGTAATGGCAGCAAGTAGCGCAAGAAACCCGCCAACCCAGCGACCTACATTTTTGAAACGTCCAGTCGTTTGTTCCCATTCAGGCGTAATGTTTTTGGCACGAGCATAACGATTTAAGGTTTTTTTAGCTGAAAAACGATAAATCAATAGTGAAGCTAACATGCCAAGACCACCGACACCAAAGCCTACATGCCACATACCTTTTTCTTTAAATACGCCAACGATAAGGGCAGCCAGTAGCGCACCGATATTGATACCCATATAAAATAGAGTAAAACCACTATCACGGCGTGCATCGCCTTTGGGGTACAACGTTCCGACCATCACGGAGATACAGGTTTTAAATAAGCCTGAACCGAGAACGATACACATCAAACCCACAAAAAACAGCGTCATCCCAAACATAGCGGATAGTGCGATACACAAATGACCAAGGGCGATAATAATACTACCCCACCACAGTGCACGCTCTTGACCGAGCCAATTATCAGCCAACCAGCCACCCGGTACTGCCGCTAAATATAACGAACCAGCAAAAATACCATAGATAGCAGAAGCTGTGACCTCATCGAAACCAAAACCGCCACTACCGACGGTCGCTACCATAAATAATACTAATAGTGGACGGATACTATAATAAGAGAATCGCTCCCACATTTCTGTGAAAAACAATGGACGTAGCGGCTTAGGGTGCCCCATAAATCCATTATCTAGTGCTGCCAATTCAGCAGCACTAACCTCTGACTTTGATTCTGTACTCATAACTTTATTCCTTTAAAGACCACTGTATTAACGACCAAATATATAATTATCCCGACAAGCGGTCATATAGGCGCATCATTGTTTCACTTGGATATAATCAAGTAAAGAAATAATTGGTCAATAATTACACAAATACCCACAAAAAAGCCCGCTATCATTGGCTGAAAGCGGGCTTTTATTTTTAGCATCAATGGCAGTGATGACGATGCTGTTGTGCTTATGGTATTACAATAATATTGCCATAATACTTAGGTTTTAAGCAAAAACACTTAGGCTTTAAGCGAAAATACTTGGACTTTAAGCGAAGCGGTTTGTCGAGCCATACTTTAAAAAGGTAGCATCGACTTACGTATATTACTGTGCGGCTACCGCTTCATCAGTGGTATCACCCGCTTCCAAATCACCGTCTGCTTGCTCAGCCGTTAGATCAGCATCTGCAACCGCAGTTTGACTAACTGTACCAGAAGCAGTTGCAGTACCAGCTTCTGCAGTAACCACAGCGCTATCAGTATCGGTCGCTGGGGTAACGCTTGCATTTGCAGCAGTATCAGTCGCTGTAGCATCCGCGGCTACAGGTGCTGTTTCAGCTGGCGCAGTGTCTTCAGCAGCAATCGCTTCTGCTTCATCAGCCGCCGCTGAGGTTTCGGTTGTCTCAGCAGTAATGTGCTCGCCTGCTGGACGCAAAAATCCAGAAATACCAATAAGTAAGACGATACCTAAAAATAAGGCAACACCGCCTAAAGCAAATAAGAACTCTTTCTTAGGGTTGTTTTCGACAATATGTTCTGACATACCTTATCCACCTTGCACAAAATATTTAAAATATTGGTCTATTATATCGCAATTCGTACCGATTTGTTAAAACCCTTAAGTATTTAAAGGATTTATTATCAACAAACTTTGCCACTCGCTTTTGTGGTTAATTCTCATAACCCATTCTAGCGATTCATTATCACTGGTAATAATAGCCAGTTATTTTAGCGACTTACCCAAACGCGGTTGTGGCATCCCACGCTTACCAAAGTAGCTCAAGACAAGTAACAGCGTAATGATAAAGAGAATCGGATAATTACCGAAGCTCATAAAAGGTGTATTACCAACCCGCGCCTGAACATCACCACGCAATACGGTGCGCTCAAACTGCGGTGCACGCTCGACGATACGACCTTTATGATCGATGATAGCGGTCACGCCCGTATTGGTCGCGCGCATAAACCAACGCCCATTCTCTAGCGCGCGCATCTGCACCATTTGCAGATGTTGCAATGGACCTGCCGACGTACCAAACCAAGCATCGTTTGAGATGGTCAATAAGAAGTCCGTGCCAATCGCGTTTTTACGAGTGGTATCAGGGTAAGCCACTTCATAACAGACTGCTGAGCCCAAATTATGACCACGTACACGCAGCGGTGATTGGTTGTCACTACCACGACTATAGCTCATGATTTCTTGGCTACCAGCAAGATTTGGCAAGATATCTAACATGCCTTCGAAGGGAATATATTCACCAAATGGTACCAGACGCTGCTTTTTATACATCCCCTCAGCATCACTACCTAGCGCAACCACGCTATTATAAAATGGCGGATATTTATCCGTTTTTGGGTCAAAGTTTTCTAAATCTCGATAAGGAATACCTGTTACCCATGTGGTATCTGTTTCTTTGGCCATTTTAACCATTTCACTGATAAAGCCAATCGCTTCATCTTGAAACATAGGAATCGAGGATTCTGGCCATAAGACGATATCGCGATCCCACTCGGTACTTGTCAGAGTTGCATAAATTTTCAAGGTTTCTATTTGATATTCGGTGAGCCATTTTAAATCTTGTGGAATATTACCTTGGATTAAGGACACGGACAAATCAGGCGTGCCTTTTGGTTTCGTCCATTGCGGATTAATCAACCATAACGCGCTGCTAATTACCAACAAT
This region of Psychrobacter sp. JCM 18902 genomic DNA includes:
- a CDS encoding peptide MFS transporter yields the protein MSTESKSEVSAAELAALDNGFMGHPKPLRPLFFTEMWERFSYYSIRPLLVLFMVATVGSGGFGFDEVTASAIYGIFAGSLYLAAVPGGWLADNWLGQERALWWGSIIIALGHLCIALSAMFGMTLFFVGLMCIVLGSGLFKTCISVMVGTLYPKGDARRDSGFTLFYMGINIGALLAALIVGVFKEKGMWHVGFGVGGLGMLASLLIYRFSAKKTLNRYARAKNITPEWEQTTGRFKNVGRWVGGFLALLAAITVLVSTGIMPFNPEMVAQYMTYLIAAVVILYFAIMFISPRLDKTDKLRLLICFILIIGSTLFWSSFEQQPTSFNLFADRYTDLNVLGFEVPSIWFQSLNPLFILILAPIISIVWVKLANRGLEPNSMVKFALGMLFAAAGFALMIFASKSILTSDGGLASPLWLVGSLLLLTLGELALSPVGLSAMTKLAPKGMQGQMMGLFFASLALGNLVAAFFGGQVSADKIEGLPGLFTMMTIFLVVTAVVLLALAKPINNMLQKSERADKLS
- the lnt gene encoding apolipoprotein N-acyltransferase, whose translation is MRLSTVDLQKRLNPDKPKGLPIALTVLIALLAGAVFIFALAPYGIWPLALVSPAILYALLMPDMSGKRAFLIGQAYGTGLWCVGAFWLYTSIHVYGDTPAWLALIMIALMGLGMGLFHGFLALVFNRMVGRQPLSFAALWILQEWLKTWLFTGFPWLFVGYAFTEQYWLSSLAPVAGVFAVSFVAVLLAASLVELLRRRGGYMIPSIALLVISSALWLINPQWTKPKGTPDLSVSLIQGNIPQDLKWLTEYQIETLKIYATLTSTEWDRDIVLWPESSIPMFQDEAIGFISEMVKMAKETDTTWVTGIPYRDLENFDPKTDKYPPFYNSVVALGSDAEGMYKKQRLVPFGEYIPFEGMLDILPNLAGSQEIMSYSRGSDNQSPLRVRGHNLGSAVCYEVAYPDTTRKNAIGTDFLLTISNDAWFGTSAGPLQHLQMVQMRALENGRWFMRATNTGVTAIIDHKGRIVERAPQFERTVLRGDVQARVGNTPFMSFGNYPILFIITLLLVLSYFGKRGMPQPRLGKSLK